The following proteins are co-located in the Haloplanus sp. HW8-1 genome:
- a CDS encoding glutamate--tRNA ligase, which produces MDSELRDRVERAARTHALLNAVKYDSDADVGAVMGPLMGENPDFREYADEIPGVVGGVVAEVNDLSAAEKRAELEDLAPEELAELEAEDEGEDHPLPDLPNVGDEGVVMRAAPNPNGPWHLGHARMPAVIGTYKDRYDGRFLCRFDDTDPETKRPDLDAYDAILESIDYLGFEPDDVLRASDRLETYYEHARKLIDLGGAYTCSCPQADFSDLKNAGEACPHRDKDAERTREEFEAMVDGDYSAGEMVLRVRTDITHKNPALRDWVAFRMIDRPHPRPEAADYRCWPMLDFQSGVDDHLTGVTHIIRGIDLQDSAKRQRFVYDYFDWEYPEVIHWGHVQVDEYDVTLSTSTIKELIDEGVLDGWDDPRAPTLASLERRGIRGEAIVDAMIQLGTSTSNVELSMSAVYANDRDLIDDDANRYFFVRNGVRKALHGAPDAGHPPVHPEHEERGRRDVPAGDAVLVEPADVPGDGERVWLKGLGCVRHVDGAFEYVGDDIAAVREEGVPVVHWVSAEGGVDLRLRTMDGDVIGVAEPGVAGVDADAVVQFERVGFARIDGEANGETVAYFAHE; this is translated from the coding sequence ATGGACTCCGAACTGCGCGACCGCGTCGAACGAGCGGCGCGGACGCACGCACTCCTCAACGCGGTGAAATACGACAGCGACGCGGACGTGGGCGCGGTCATGGGCCCGCTGATGGGCGAGAACCCCGACTTTCGCGAGTACGCCGACGAGATTCCGGGTGTCGTCGGCGGCGTCGTCGCCGAGGTGAACGACCTCTCGGCCGCGGAGAAGCGGGCCGAACTCGAGGACCTCGCACCCGAGGAGTTGGCCGAACTCGAAGCCGAGGACGAGGGCGAGGACCATCCGCTTCCCGACCTGCCGAACGTCGGCGACGAGGGCGTCGTGATGCGCGCGGCCCCGAACCCCAACGGGCCCTGGCATCTCGGGCACGCCCGGATGCCCGCCGTCATCGGGACGTACAAGGACCGCTACGACGGCCGCTTCCTCTGTCGGTTCGACGACACAGACCCCGAGACGAAGCGACCGGATCTCGACGCCTACGACGCCATCCTCGAGTCCATCGACTATCTCGGGTTCGAACCCGACGACGTGCTCCGCGCGAGCGACCGCCTCGAAACCTACTACGAACACGCCCGCAAGTTGATCGACCTGGGCGGTGCATACACCTGCTCCTGTCCGCAGGCCGACTTCTCCGACCTGAAGAACGCGGGCGAAGCCTGTCCGCACCGAGACAAGGACGCCGAGCGAACCCGCGAGGAGTTCGAGGCGATGGTCGACGGCGACTACTCGGCCGGCGAGATGGTCCTCCGGGTCCGGACGGACATCACGCACAAAAACCCCGCGCTCCGGGACTGGGTGGCCTTCCGCATGATCGACCGCCCCCACCCACGCCCGGAGGCAGCCGACTACCGCTGCTGGCCCATGCTCGATTTCCAGTCGGGCGTCGACGACCACCTGACCGGCGTCACGCACATCATCCGCGGTATCGACCTGCAGGACTCCGCGAAGCGCCAGCGGTTCGTCTACGACTACTTCGACTGGGAGTATCCCGAGGTGATCCACTGGGGCCACGTCCAGGTCGACGAGTACGACGTGACCCTCTCCACGTCGACGATCAAGGAACTGATCGACGAAGGCGTTCTCGACGGCTGGGACGACCCGCGGGCGCCGACCCTCGCCAGCCTCGAACGGCGCGGCATCCGCGGCGAGGCAATCGTCGACGCGATGATCCAACTCGGCACCTCGACCAGCAACGTCGAACTGTCGATGAGCGCCGTCTACGCGAACGACCGCGACCTGATCGACGACGACGCGAATCGGTACTTCTTCGTCCGCAACGGCGTCCGGAAGGCGCTCCACGGTGCGCCCGATGCCGGCCACCCGCCGGTCCACCCCGAACACGAGGAGCGGGGCCGACGGGACGTGCCCGCCGGCGACGCCGTCCTCGTCGAACCCGCGGACGTGCCCGGCGACGGCGAGCGCGTTTGGTTGAAGGGTCTCGGCTGTGTGCGACACGTCGACGGAGCCTTCGAATACGTCGGCGACGACATCGCCGCCGTCCGCGAGGAGGGCGTACCGGTCGTCCACTGGGTGTCCGCCGAGGGCGGCGTCGACCTGCGCCTGCGGACGATGGACGGTGACGTGATCGGCGTCGCGGAACCCGGCGTCGCGGGCGTCGACGCCGACGCAGTGGTGCAGTTCGAGCGGGTCGGATTCGCTCGGATCGACGGCGAGGCGAACGGCGAGACGGTCGCGTACTTCGCCCACGAGTAA
- a CDS encoding aspartate aminotransferase family protein, with product MPRPTVETRSDAIPHWYGGDDVLTLVEGDGLTVYDNEGNAYLDFVSQLYCVNAGHGEERIADAITEQASAIPYVASSKGNDARSALAGRIAEVAPGDLGDVFFAVSGSEANEAAVQFAREYTDARKVLTRYRSYHGATYGAASLTGDPVTRNAMGRRAETGGAAKFLPPLSNRSPFDADTPAGLAKQAADHLEYVIRQEGPDSVAAVLMEPIGGSSGAYPAPADYWQRVRGICDEYDVLLIADEVITGFGRCGEWFGIDTEGVVPDLLTFAKGVTSAYVPLAGVVASPAVAAHLHEFGIEVGQTFAGHPLACAAGIAAMDVYADGLIENARSRSDHLEARLRDLEAYDAVGDVRGRGLLWAVEFTDPETGEPYHHPWIESGDNPVDDVIDDAETRGVLVGGGRPRTQVVVAPPLPVTDDEIDEAVDALDAAITAVFD from the coding sequence ATGCCACGACCGACCGTCGAGACCCGTTCAGACGCCATCCCCCACTGGTACGGTGGCGACGACGTGTTGACGCTCGTCGAAGGGGACGGCCTCACCGTCTACGACAACGAGGGAAACGCGTACCTCGATTTCGTCTCGCAGCTCTACTGTGTCAATGCCGGCCACGGCGAGGAGCGAATCGCCGACGCGATCACGGAGCAGGCGTCGGCGATTCCCTACGTCGCCTCCTCGAAAGGCAACGACGCGCGGTCGGCGCTCGCCGGCCGGATCGCCGAGGTCGCGCCCGGTGATCTCGGGGACGTGTTTTTCGCCGTCTCCGGCAGCGAGGCCAACGAGGCTGCCGTCCAGTTCGCTCGGGAGTACACGGACGCTCGGAAAGTCCTCACGCGCTATCGGTCGTACCACGGCGCCACGTACGGCGCGGCGTCGCTGACGGGCGACCCCGTGACGCGCAACGCGATGGGTCGGCGGGCGGAGACGGGCGGCGCGGCGAAGTTCCTCCCCCCACTGTCCAACCGTTCGCCGTTCGACGCCGACACACCCGCCGGTCTCGCGAAACAGGCCGCCGACCACCTGGAGTACGTGATCCGTCAGGAGGGCCCCGACTCGGTCGCGGCGGTTCTGATGGAGCCGATCGGCGGGTCGAGCGGTGCCTACCCCGCCCCGGCCGACTACTGGCAGCGCGTCCGTGGCATCTGTGACGAGTACGACGTCCTCCTGATCGCCGACGAGGTCATCACGGGCTTTGGTCGGTGTGGCGAGTGGTTCGGCATCGACACCGAGGGCGTGGTGCCGGACCTGCTCACGTTCGCCAAGGGCGTCACGAGCGCGTACGTTCCACTTGCGGGCGTGGTGGCGAGCCCTGCGGTCGCCGCTCACCTCCACGAGTTCGGCATCGAGGTGGGTCAGACGTTCGCCGGCCATCCACTTGCGTGTGCTGCGGGCATCGCAGCCATGGACGTCTACGCGGACGGCCTGATCGAGAACGCCAGGTCGCGGAGCGATCACCTCGAAGCCCGCCTGCGCGACCTCGAAGCCTACGACGCGGTCGGCGACGTGCGCGGTCGCGGCTTGCTGTGGGCCGTCGAGTTCACCGACCCCGAGACGGGGGAGCCGTACCACCACCCGTGGATCGAGTCGGGGGACAACCCCGTCGACGACGTGATCGACGACGCCGAGACGCGGGGCGTCCTCGTCGGTGGTGGCCGCCCGCGAACACAGGTCGTCGTCGCGCCACCCCTCCCCGTGACCGACGACGAGATCGACGAAGCCGTGGACGCACTGGACGCGGCGATCACGGCGGTCTTCGACTGA
- a CDS encoding aldehyde ferredoxin oxidoreductase family protein, translating into MLTTEGPLLTIDVGSRRADTADVDDVLEAYIGGRGVATRLAHDRIPFDADPLAPENRLYFTTGPMQASSMSFTGRTSATAVSPLTDGLLSTNAGGFVSRNLLGTGNAVVELVGASDVPLIVHVREGGVTFEEVPDLWGAEVPAVTDYVEAEHDLGAEHVACIGPAGENEVRFACIMTSETRAFGRGGLGAVLGSKGVKAITFDGDATPNVEIDAEADEIHREAATSDHIMKRQGTSSVTDLANEIGSFPTRYFEDVRYEEFEKINGDRVEEKKYKKGTCSQCAFACKLPTKDEAAGVETEGPEFETIMSFGGNCEVDDIVSIMQSNDLCDRLGMDTISCGNAVAAYLKAEDAFGDDELIHETVEKIAHREGDGDRLAEGIHRFHEDLGVEDWTVKGMTFSAHDGRTLNGQGLAFATANRGADHMYATFYAYEYPLVDASEAFEPAGLSTAKAEKLVELENKRALEDCGVVCRFSRGMMTSERFERLFDADFDDLLAVGARVVELERHFNNRRGFDRSDDDLPYDLPDFESALDAYYDARGWTAEGVVPDDDVEAGASVDYSSLCESSNT; encoded by the coding sequence ATGCTCACCACCGAGGGACCGCTCCTCACGATCGACGTGGGATCGCGACGGGCCGACACCGCAGACGTCGACGACGTCCTCGAGGCGTACATCGGCGGCCGCGGGGTCGCGACCCGCCTCGCTCACGACCGGATCCCGTTCGACGCCGATCCACTGGCCCCCGAGAACCGCCTCTATTTCACGACCGGGCCCATGCAGGCCTCGTCGATGAGCTTTACCGGCCGCACCTCGGCGACGGCCGTCTCGCCGCTGACCGACGGCCTGCTCTCGACCAATGCCGGCGGCTTCGTCTCGCGGAACCTGCTGGGGACGGGCAACGCCGTCGTCGAACTCGTCGGGGCGAGCGACGTTCCCCTGATCGTCCACGTCCGCGAGGGCGGCGTGACGTTCGAGGAGGTCCCCGACCTGTGGGGCGCGGAAGTGCCTGCGGTCACCGACTACGTCGAGGCGGAACACGACCTCGGGGCGGAACACGTGGCCTGCATCGGTCCGGCGGGCGAAAACGAGGTCCGGTTTGCCTGCATCATGACAAGCGAGACCCGGGCCTTCGGCCGCGGCGGCCTCGGCGCAGTGCTGGGATCGAAGGGAGTGAAAGCGATCACCTTCGACGGCGACGCCACCCCGAACGTGGAGATCGACGCCGAAGCGGATGAGATCCACCGCGAGGCGGCCACGAGCGACCACATCATGAAACGGCAGGGGACCAGCAGCGTCACCGACCTCGCCAACGAGATCGGATCCTTCCCCACCCGCTACTTCGAGGACGTGCGCTACGAGGAGTTCGAGAAGATCAACGGCGATCGAGTGGAGGAAAAAAAGTACAAGAAGGGGACCTGCTCGCAGTGTGCGTTTGCCTGCAAGTTGCCGACGAAGGACGAGGCGGCGGGCGTCGAGACGGAGGGCCCGGAGTTCGAGACGATCATGTCTTTCGGCGGCAACTGTGAGGTCGACGACATCGTCTCGATCATGCAGTCGAACGACCTCTGTGACCGACTGGGGATGGACACCATCTCCTGTGGCAACGCGGTGGCGGCCTATCTGAAGGCCGAGGATGCCTTCGGCGACGACGAGTTGATCCACGAGACCGTCGAGAAGATCGCCCACCGCGAGGGCGACGGCGACCGCCTGGCGGAGGGGATCCACAGGTTCCACGAGGACCTCGGCGTCGAGGACTGGACGGTCAAGGGCATGACCTTCTCGGCGCACGACGGGCGGACGCTCAACGGACAGGGACTCGCCTTCGCCACCGCCAACCGCGGCGCCGACCACATGTACGCGACGTTTTACGCCTACGAGTACCCCCTCGTCGACGCCTCGGAGGCGTTCGAACCGGCAGGACTCTCGACGGCCAAAGCCGAGAAACTCGTCGAACTTGAGAACAAGCGCGCACTGGAGGACTGTGGTGTCGTCTGCCGGTTCTCGCGTGGGATGATGACCTCGGAACGCTTCGAGCGACTCTTCGACGCCGACTTCGACGACCTGCTCGCGGTGGGGGCCCGTGTCGTCGAACTCGAACGCCACTTCAACAACCGGCGCGGGTTCGACCGGTCGGACGACGACCTGCCGTACGACCTGCCGGACTTCGAATCGGCGCTCGACGCCTACTACGACGCCCGCGGGTGGACCGCCGAGGGCGTCGTCCCCGACGACGACGTCGAAGCGGGCGCGAGCGTCGACTATAGTAGCCTTTGTGAGTCATCAAACACCTGA
- a CDS encoding 4Fe-4S dicluster domain-containing protein: MAIDPNFERNRERVDEEDGVAVWGPVEPPETLGIHGTHVAVDFDICLADGACLEDCPVDVFEWVDTPGHPESEIKAHPTYEDQCIDCMLCVDVCPVDAIDVDPSRENRR; the protein is encoded by the coding sequence ATGGCCATCGACCCGAACTTCGAACGGAACCGCGAGCGGGTGGACGAGGAGGACGGCGTCGCCGTCTGGGGACCGGTCGAACCGCCGGAGACGCTCGGCATCCACGGCACGCACGTGGCCGTCGACTTCGACATCTGCCTCGCCGACGGTGCCTGTCTCGAGGACTGTCCGGTCGACGTCTTCGAGTGGGTGGACACGCCGGGTCATCCCGAGAGCGAAATCAAGGCACACCCGACCTACGAGGACCAGTGCATCGACTGTATGCTCTGTGTCGACGTCTGTCCGGTCGACGCCATCGACGTGGATCCGAGCCGCGAGAACCGCCGCTGA
- a CDS encoding GNAT family N-acetyltransferase — protein MELTEQLNFDHEDRRDIYDYVEAHGDVRADQVRRALNLDPEAFGHHVTILRRDGYVRRDGNRLRVAYQEEDVEEHAAADVTFTIRAAQQRDLSGLIGVIREVAEEGTYIEAETVADLLDHEEVILRHNEVRSRMVFVACVDDEVVGWVHLDLPEMEKLAHTAVLTVGLLPTYRDHGIGTALLDRGVRWACEHGFEKLYNSVPATNEAAVDFLEAHGWETEAIREDHYHIDGEYVDEMMLATFLDC, from the coding sequence ATGGAGCTGACCGAGCAGCTGAATTTCGATCACGAGGACCGGCGGGATATTTACGACTACGTGGAGGCTCACGGGGACGTTCGGGCGGACCAGGTGCGTCGGGCGCTGAACCTCGACCCCGAGGCGTTCGGCCACCACGTCACCATTCTGCGTCGCGACGGGTACGTCCGGCGCGACGGCAACAGGCTCCGGGTGGCCTACCAGGAGGAGGACGTGGAGGAACACGCCGCCGCCGACGTCACGTTCACCATCCGGGCAGCCCAGCAACGCGACCTTTCCGGGTTGATCGGCGTCATCCGGGAGGTGGCCGAGGAGGGCACCTACATCGAGGCGGAGACGGTGGCGGACCTGCTGGATCACGAGGAGGTGATCCTCCGACACAACGAGGTGCGTTCGCGGATGGTGTTCGTCGCCTGCGTCGACGACGAGGTGGTCGGCTGGGTCCACCTCGACCTCCCCGAGATGGAGAAACTGGCCCACACCGCGGTGCTGACCGTCGGACTCCTGCCGACCTACCGGGACCACGGTATCGGGACCGCGCTCCTCGACCGGGGCGTCCGCTGGGCGTGCGAGCACGGTTTCGAGAAACTGTACAACAGCGTCCCCGCGACCAACGAGGCCGCCGTCGACTTCCTCGAAGCCCACGGCTGGGAAACCGAGGCGATCCGTGAGGACCACTACCACATCGACGGCGAGTACGTCGACGAGATGATGCTGGCGACGTTCCTCGACTGCTGA
- the tmcA gene encoding tRNA(Met) cytidine acetyltransferase TmcA, translating to MDLAGVAAALRAEADRANERRLLTLAGDRARGLDAASRAVDAVGEDPDVTAVTTREIGWAERIDPQHASRLLGTTRDVVVLDTHEEFSPNALGRVVGAVDGGGLLVLVTPPLDDWPDERTDADERLAVPPFTVAAVTGNFRRRLVGTLREHPGVAVVDVDAGTVENEGLTGAGAARPRGDVPVPDVATYPTEAYEACLTADQADALFALERLRGTDVAVVVEADRGRGKSAAAGLAAGSLAADGRDVIVTAPSYRNAAEVFDRARALLAGLDALADDDDETHVLSATGGGSVRFFDPASAADLPGSPDAVIVDEAAALPVRRLDSFLDAPATAFVTTVHGYEGTGRGFDVRFRERLAESDREVTDVRLHDPIRYAAGDPVEVWAFRALLLDARPAVEQVLAGATPADATYRALDPGTLLADEHLLREAFGLLVLAHYRTEPDDLLRLLDAPNLTARALRVDGHVAAVALLAREGGLPESLREEMYEGKRVRGNMLPDVLTSQLRDFGAGAPVGYRVLRIATHPALRSEGFGSRLLAACHDEFDDAVDWFGVGYGATPRLVRFWARNGYRTVHCSTTRNDASGEYSAVMLRPTSPAGEALHDRHARRFRRRMRDGLSDALRDLDPDVARAMLRATDLPATPSLTDHEWRVVAAAAFGPGLYDAAPGAFRDLALAHLTDPMADLSPRAERLLVRKSLQAWPWKRVAADLDYVSTRQCMRTLGRAYRPLVERYGNEAAAEERARYK from the coding sequence ATGGACCTCGCCGGCGTCGCCGCCGCGCTCCGGGCCGAAGCCGACCGCGCGAACGAGCGTCGCCTGCTGACCCTCGCTGGCGACCGAGCGCGGGGACTCGACGCGGCTTCCCGGGCCGTCGATGCGGTCGGCGAGGACCCCGACGTGACCGCCGTCACGACCCGCGAAATCGGCTGGGCCGAGCGGATCGACCCGCAACACGCGAGCCGACTCCTGGGCACCACGCGGGACGTCGTCGTCCTCGACACCCACGAGGAGTTCTCGCCGAACGCCCTCGGCCGCGTCGTCGGCGCCGTCGACGGCGGGGGCTTGCTCGTCCTCGTGACGCCGCCGCTCGACGACTGGCCCGACGAGCGAACCGACGCCGACGAGCGACTCGCCGTGCCGCCCTTCACCGTCGCGGCCGTAACCGGGAACTTCCGACGACGACTCGTCGGGACGCTCCGCGAACACCCGGGGGTCGCCGTCGTCGACGTGGACGCCGGAACGGTCGAAAACGAGGGCCTGACCGGCGCGGGGGCGGCGCGGCCGCGCGGCGACGTGCCCGTTCCGGACGTCGCCACCTACCCCACCGAAGCCTACGAGGCGTGTCTCACGGCCGATCAGGCCGACGCCCTGTTCGCGCTCGAACGCCTCCGCGGAACGGACGTCGCCGTCGTCGTCGAGGCCGACCGGGGACGGGGCAAGTCGGCGGCCGCCGGCCTCGCCGCCGGGAGCCTCGCCGCCGACGGCCGGGACGTGATCGTCACTGCCCCCTCTTACCGCAACGCTGCGGAGGTGTTCGACCGGGCGCGGGCATTGCTCGCCGGCCTCGACGCCCTCGCGGACGACGACGACGAGACTCACGTCCTGTCGGCGACGGGCGGGGGGAGCGTCCGCTTTTTCGACCCCGCGTCGGCGGCCGATCTGCCGGGATCTCCCGACGCGGTGATCGTCGACGAGGCGGCCGCCCTGCCCGTCCGGCGTCTCGATTCCTTCCTCGATGCGCCCGCGACGGCCTTCGTTACCACGGTCCACGGCTACGAGGGGACCGGTCGCGGCTTCGACGTACGCTTCCGCGAGCGCCTCGCCGAGAGCGACCGCGAGGTGACCGACGTCCGCCTCCACGACCCCATCCGCTATGCGGCCGGCGATCCCGTCGAAGTGTGGGCGTTCCGCGCGCTCCTGTTGGACGCCCGCCCCGCCGTGGAGCAGGTCCTCGCGGGGGCGACACCCGCGGACGCCACCTACCGGGCGCTCGACCCCGGAACTCTGCTGGCCGACGAACACCTGCTCCGGGAGGCGTTCGGCCTCCTCGTTCTCGCTCACTACCGGACGGAACCGGACGACCTGCTCCGGCTGCTCGATGCGCCCAACCTCACGGCCCGGGCGCTCCGTGTCGACGGCCACGTCGCCGCCGTCGCCCTCCTCGCACGCGAGGGTGGGCTCCCCGAATCGCTCCGGGAGGAGATGTACGAGGGAAAGCGCGTCCGGGGGAACATGCTCCCGGACGTGCTGACGAGTCAGTTGCGCGACTTCGGGGCGGGCGCGCCAGTCGGCTACCGGGTGCTGCGCATCGCCACCCATCCCGCGCTCCGCTCGGAGGGGTTCGGATCGCGGCTGCTGGCGGCCTGTCACGATGAGTTCGACGACGCCGTCGACTGGTTCGGCGTCGGCTACGGCGCGACACCGCGGCTCGTCCGGTTCTGGGCGCGGAACGGCTACCGGACGGTCCACTGCTCGACGACCCGGAACGACGCCAGCGGCGAGTACTCGGCGGTGATGCTCCGACCGACGAGTCCGGCCGGGGAGGCGCTCCACGACCGACACGCACGGCGGTTCCGTCGACGGATGCGCGACGGACTCTCCGATGCCCTGCGCGACCTCGACCCCGACGTCGCGCGAGCGATGCTGCGGGCCACCGATCTACCGGCGACACCGAGCCTCACCGACCACGAGTGGCGCGTGGTCGCCGCCGCGGCCTTCGGGCCGGGACTCTACGACGCCGCCCCCGGCGCGTTCAGGGATCTGGCGCTCGCTCATCTGACGGACCCGATGGCCGACCTATCGCCCCGCGCCGAGCGGTTACTGGTCCGCAAATCCCTCCAGGCGTGGCCGTGGAAGCGGGTAGCCGCCGACCTCGATTACGTCTCCACGCGCCAGTGTATGCGCACACTCGGGAGGGCCTACCGGCCACTAGTCGAACGGTACGGGAACGAGGCGGCGGCCGAGGAACGGGCCCGATACAAGTGA